The Atribacteraceae bacterium nucleotide sequence AACAGGCGGACCCAGCGTCTGGCGTGGTTGCGGAAACTGGGCTATCAGGTGGGGTCTGGCTGTATGGTCGGACTACCGGGACAGGATGCCTGGTCGCTGGCCGGAGACCTTATTTTTCTTCGGACCCTCGACGTCGAAATGGCTGGTATCGGACCATTCGTCCCTCACCCCGCAACGCCGCTGGGGAATACGCCTGGCGGGGATGTGGAGATGACGCTCAACGCGGTTGCCCTATCCCGTCTGCTTCTGCCACAGGTTCATCTTCCCGCCACCACGGCACTGGGAAGCATCCATCCACGGGGCCGGCAAATGGCTTTGCAGGCCGGAGCCAATGTAGTTATGCCCAACTTGACTCCCAAACCGTATCGGCGACTGTACGAAATTTATCCGGACAAGATCTGTCTTGACGACGATCCTTCCCACTGCCGGCAATGTATCCAGGGGATTATCACCTCGCTGGGCCGTAGGGTGGCGGACGATCCGGGACACAGCCCCAAGCTGGTGTTCCATAAAGCAATGCCGTGATGTTTGTCCTCGGGCGGTAAAAATCAATTTTTGGGAAGGTGGGCACCATGTTTAAAACACCCAGGGGAAACAGGCTTCATATCGCTATATTCGGACGACGGAATACGGGGAAGTCCAGCCTGATCAACGCTCTGACCAATCAGGAGATTGCGCTGGTCTCCGATGTACCGGGAACCACGACAGACCCGGTCTTCAAGACGATGGAAATATTGCCTATCGGTCCGGTTGTCATTATCGACACGGCAGGTCTTGATGATACCGGTGAGCTTGGGGCGCTTCGCGCAAAACGCTCACGAGCTGTCTTTGACCAAGCGGACCTAGCCTTGGTGGTCACCGATACACGGCAGGGAATATCCGGGTTTGAAGAGGATATCCTACGGCAATGCCGGGACCGGGATATTCCAGCTATCATGGTGTCGAACAAGAGCGACCTCTGGACGGGTAGGGAAATACGGCAGATCGAATCCGCCCTGCCTGAAGGGATCCCGATGATTTTTACAAGCGCCTTGACCGGCAGAGGCATTGAAGAACTTAAAAATGCCATAATCCGGACAGCGCCCTCCTCCTGGGATGAGCGACCCATTATTGGAGACCTGCTTGATCCCGGCGATCTTGCCGTGCTGGTGGTTCCCATTGATCATGCAGCACCGAAAGGTCGACTCATCTTACCTCAGGTTCAGGTCCTGAGGGATATTCTCGACCATGACGGTCAGGCTCTGGTGGTAAAAGAATGCGAACTCAAGCAGGCTTTATCCCTTCTGAAAAAGAAACCGAAGATCGTGGTGACCGATTCGCAGGCATTTTTGAAAGTGGATGAGGATACGCCCCCAGACGTTCTCTTGACCTCCTTTTCTATTCTTTTTGCCCGATACAAGGGAGACTTGGCGACTATGGTCGAAGGAGCCCTGGCCATCGAACGGCTCCTTCCCGGGGACCGGATCCTGCTGGCGGAAGGGTGCACCCACCACCGTGTCGAGGACGATATTGGAACAGTCAAAATACCACGCTGGTTACGTCAGGCAGCCGGGGGGGAATTAAGCTTCGAGTGGGTCAATGGGCAGCAGTATCCGGAAGACCTCAGTGATTTTGACCTGATTGTGCATTGTGGTGCGTGTATGCGGAATCGTCGTGAAATGCTTTCCCGTATCTCTTTCGCCCGGCGCTCCGGTGTCCCGATCGTGAATTACGGTATCTGCATCGCCCATTTAATGGGGATTCTTCCCCGAGCGCTGGCTCCTTTCCCGGAGGTTATGTCACGGTTAAGGGAAAAAAGAGAGACAGATAAACAGGAGAAACTAATGATCGGAAAGGCGGAACATGAAAATGTTTGACGAGACCTGTACGGTGAATACTGAAAAAGCGGACTTTATTCGGGAAGCGGAGATCGTTGCGTTGCTTCGTGAGGGAGAGGTGGCTACTCCGGAAGAAGTTCGGGCGGTAATCGAGCGCTCTGGCCGAGCCAGGGGATTATCTCTTAGGGAAGTTGCCATGCTCCTTGGGGTGGAAGACGAAACCCTGATACAGGAGATGTTTGCGGTCGCCCGTCAAATCAAGGATCAGATATACGGAAAGAGGGTGGTTCTTTTCGCTCCTCTGTATATCAGCAATTATTGTGTCAATAATTGCGGGTATTGCGGGTATCGAGCCGGCAACCGTTTTGCCCGTCGCAAGCTCACTCAACGGGAACTGGCAGACGAAGTCGCGATTCTTGAAAACATGGGTCACAAGCGGATCGCGCTGGAAGCCGGCGAACATCCGGATGAATGTCCTCTCGAGTACGTTCTGGAAGCGATTCAGACTGTGTATGCCGTTCGAAACAACCAAGGCAGTATCCGCCGGATCAACGTGAATATTGCCGCTACCGGAGAAGAGGAATACGCTCGCCTCAAAGCATCCGGCATCGGAACTTATATTCTTTTTCAGGAAACCTACCACCGGGGAATGTATGCCAAAATGCACCCCTCCGGACCAAAGGCGGATTACGATTGGCACACGACTGCCCACGACCGGGCCATGCGGGCCGGGCTTGACGATGTGGGAATCGGAGTCCTGTTCGGACTCTATGATTATGCTTTCGAAACATTAGCCTTGTTCCAGCATGCGCGCCACCTGGAAAGCGAGTTCGGGGTCGGCCCCCATACCGTCTCGGTACCCCGCCTCAAGCCGGCTTCGGGGATAAACCCGGAACAATTTCCACACCGGGTTTCTGACCGGGAATTTATGAAGGTGGTGGCCATCATTCGCCTGGCTCTTCCGTACACCGGAATGATCCTCTCCACCCGTGAAAACGTTTCCCTGCGGACTCGCCTCCTCGATGTGGGAATATCCCAGATATCCGCCGGATCCTGTACGGGAGTGGGAGGATATAAAAAGGAGGCAATGAACGAACAGCGTGACGGGGAGGTTCCTCAGTTTAATGTCGAAGATCGGCGTAGTCCCGACGAGGTCCTGGCCGATGTCTGCCGTTATGGATATCTACCCAGTTTTTGTACTGCCTGTTATCGGACCGGTCGGACCGGCGAGCGCTTCATGGCGCTGGCCAAGGCCGGTGAAATCCAGAATGTATGCCAACCCAATGCCATCCTCACCTTCAGGGAATATTTGCTGGATTACGGGACACCGGAAACCAGGCTGATTGGTGAACAAACCCTTCGTGAACATCTCGCCCGGATACCGAACGTCCATATACGCCGGCTCACTGAAGAACGTCTCGGTCAAATTGAGCGGGGCGAACGCGATCTGTCGTTTTAACGAAGCTGGCATAGGATAGGGAAGGGGGGTTTTCAGGAGAATGAATTCTTCGTGAGGCGGGTGAACCGCTATCGTCCAGCGGGCGGAAATATGATCGATCTGTTCTCAACCAAATTTTTTTGGCAACACCTGGCTAAGCGTATATAATAATGCTTAAATCTTGTGTTGTCTTCCGGGAGGTTCATTTTGAAAATCGGGATTCCGAGGGGACTTCTCTTTTATCGCTTCTATGCGCTCTGGAAAACTTTTCTCGAAGAGCTCGGGCAGGAAGTGCTGGTCTCCCCCCCGACCAGCAAGCCAATTATTCAACAGGGTTTGACTCACGCCGTGGAGGAAGTCTGCTTTCCGGCCAAAGTGTATCTCGGACATTGCCATTTCCTCAAAGACCAGGTGGATATGATCTTGATTCCCCGGGTCGTGAGCTTTCACCGGGGCGAGTACAACTGTCCTAAAATTCTCGGTCTTCCAGACCTGACCCGCAGCCTATTCGGGATCGCTCCGGAACGGATGATCGACGACGAAATCAATATGCGGGAGCGGGGAATCGTTGGTTGGCGGAAAGGGTTTTTTTCCATCGGACAGAGATTCGTCACAAGTGAACGAAAAATCGCCAAAGCGCTGGAAAAGGCGGAAACGGCTCACCGGGCATACCGGGATAGCCTCCGACAGGGAATACTTCCCGAAACAGTAATCGATGGCCAGCCACCGCTACCCGATCATGCGGAAAAGGTGTTGCTGCTTGGCCATGCCTATCTGGCCAGTGACAGTTATATCAACATGAATCTGATCCACAGGATCTCCGGTCTGGGCTTCTCGATTATCACCCCGGACATGCTGGACCAGGAGGGTTTACGCCGTCACTTGCCGGGAAGAACCAAACCCAGTTTCTGGACCATGTCTAACGAGATTTTAGCCAGTGCTCTCTATGTTTTACGAGAAAAACCTTCAGCGATCAAAGGGTTTGTGCATCTGATGTCTTTCGAATGCGGCCCGGATTCCTTGGTCGGTGAACTGGTTGGGCGCTGGCTGAAGAGAGACAAGCATTTTCTTCCCTATTTAAAGCTCGAAATCGACGAGCATACCGGTGAAGCGGGGATGCTTACCCGGCTGGAAGCCTTTGTGGATATGATGAAGTGGAGGCATGGAAGTCTTGAAAGCCACCTTTCCGCATCTCGCCCATCTTGACATCGCCCTGGGCTTTCTTTATCCAACACTGGGAGTGGACATTGTGCCTCCTCCCCCCATCTCGAAAAAAACCATTGAACTGGGCGTCAAGCTCGCTCCGCAGAACGCCTGTTTTCCACTCAAGGTCACTCTGGGCAACTTCCTGGAAGGTATTGAGCAGGGAGCGGATACCGTTTTCATGGTCGGGGGGGTGGGTCCCTGTCGTTTCGGGTATTATGGCGAGATCCAAAAGGTGATTTTAGAGGACATGGGTCACCGGATCAAGTTTGTCCTTTTGGATCACCCCCGTTATGGCTTCCGACGCTTTCTCGATGCTTTGCGGTCGATGACGGGAGGTCGATTTTCATTTATCCGAGCCAAGCGGGCTGCCATTCTGGCTTGGCGAATCCTGCGCTTTACCGAGGAACTCGAAGGGTATCTCCGGGACCTGCGGGCCCGGACCTGGGATCCGCAACAATTAGAAACCATGGTCACCCAGTCGCTGCACCGCTTGCGTCAGGTGAGCAGTCCGGTGGCGTTGGACTCTTTGTGCCGGGAGGTACGGGGCGAAATTTCTCTACTCCCCAAGGATAACACCCGGGACCACCTGCGGGTGGGCATCGTGGGTGAAGTGTATGTAGCCCAGGAACGACGGATCAATTTCGATGTAGAGCGCCTCTTGGGGAGCTTGGGAGTAAGAGTCCACAATTCGGTGTCCACCGTCGAGTATCTTCTTCATGCTCTCCCTTTTTTTAAATCGACTGAAAAACTGGAGGCCTGGCGGTTGGCTCGTCCTTACCTCAACCGTTTTATAGGGGGGGAGGGAATCGATTCGGTTGGCTCTACCGTCCGTTATGCCCACCAAGGATATGATGGGGTTGTGCATCTGTACCCTTTTACCTGCATGCCGGAAGTGGTGGCCAAGGGGATTATGGGTGAAGTCGGGCGGGATTATGATCTGCCTCTCCTCCATCTAGCCATCGATGAACATGCGGGGGAAGCGGGATTGGTGACCCGAGTGGAAGCGTTTGTCGATGTTCTTGAACGCAGGCGAAAATTCGGCAGGAAGAAGCTGGGGGTCGGAGGATGAGAAAAGTTTTCCTCGGGGTGGATGTGGGTTCAGTTACCACCAAGTTCGTTCTGATTGACGGAGAAAAAAAGATCCTGAACAGCTGTTACCTGAAAACCAGCGGTGACCCGATCGTGGCCATCAAGCATGGTCTTCGGCACATCCATTCGCATTTTCCGGGCGATGCAGCCATCCGGGCGGTGGGGACGACCGGCAGTGCCCGGCACTTGGCCGGGGTGGTGGTAGGGGCAGATATCGTGAAAAATGAGATCACCGCTCATGCTGTTGCGGCCATTACCAGGGTTCCTGAGGTGCGAACGGTCTTTGAGATCGGTGGGCAGGACTCGAAACTGATCCTCATCCGGGATGGGGTAGTGGAGGATTTTGCCATGAACACGATATGCGCCGCTGGGACCGGCTCCTTTTTGGAACACCAGGCGGTACGGCTGAACGTTCCCATCGAAGAGTTCGGAAAACTTGCCGCCCGGGCGACGCAAGCGGTGAGAATAGCCGGCCGCTGCACGGTATTTGCCGAATCGGATATGATTCACAAACAACAGCTCGGTTTCGGAAAACCGGAAATCGCCAAGGGTCTTTCGGAAGCCCTGGTGCGGAACTTTATCAATAACTTGGCCTCCCGGAAGACCATCGAAGGACCGGTGGTTTTCCAGGGGGGCGTAGCGGCTAACCAAGGTATCGTCCAGGCTTTCCATGATTTTTTTAGAGGGGAGATTGAAATTGTGGTACCTCCCGAACACGGAGTGATGGGGGCCTGGGGGGCGGCGATTCTGGCACTGGAATACGCTTCGGAAGGGACGTCTTTCCAGGGCTTCAACGTGGTGGAACGGGACTTCCAGACGCAGAGTTTCGGGTGCGAAGACTGCCCGAATTCCTGTGAAATCGTGATCCTAAAGGAAGATGGCTTGCTCAAAGCCCTGTGGGGAAGTCGCTGTGGAAAATGGACACCGGAGATCAGGGAAAAAACCGGGACTAAAAATTACCAGGAACCAACTCAGTATGCCGGAAAGCAGTAAAGCCTGTCTTTCGAGTTTCAGGCAATGTATTGAAAATAACCCGGTCAGGCTGTGCCGTTTTGGTATTTATGATACAATGAGAAAAATTTTATTGGGGGTGCGAGCATGCCCATCTCAGGTTTTATCGAGGAAAGCCGGGTAAGCATGCCGGCTGCCATCCTGGCGGTGGTGTTTATTGTACTATTCGGTATTTTTGGTT carries:
- the hydF gene encoding [FeFe] hydrogenase H-cluster maturation GTPase HydF — its product is MFKTPRGNRLHIAIFGRRNTGKSSLINALTNQEIALVSDVPGTTTDPVFKTMEILPIGPVVIIDTAGLDDTGELGALRAKRSRAVFDQADLALVVTDTRQGISGFEEDILRQCRDRDIPAIMVSNKSDLWTGREIRQIESALPEGIPMIFTSALTGRGIEELKNAIIRTAPSSWDERPIIGDLLDPGDLAVLVVPIDHAAPKGRLILPQVQVLRDILDHDGQALVVKECELKQALSLLKKKPKIVVTDSQAFLKVDEDTPPDVLLTSFSILFARYKGDLATMVEGALAIERLLPGDRILLAEGCTHHRVEDDIGTVKIPRWLRQAAGGELSFEWVNGQQYPEDLSDFDLIVHCGACMRNRREMLSRISFARRSGVPIVNYGICIAHLMGILPRALAPFPEVMSRLREKRETDKQEKLMIGKAEHENV
- the hydG gene encoding [FeFe] hydrogenase H-cluster radical SAM maturase HydG gives rise to the protein MFDETCTVNTEKADFIREAEIVALLREGEVATPEEVRAVIERSGRARGLSLREVAMLLGVEDETLIQEMFAVARQIKDQIYGKRVVLFAPLYISNYCVNNCGYCGYRAGNRFARRKLTQRELADEVAILENMGHKRIALEAGEHPDECPLEYVLEAIQTVYAVRNNQGSIRRINVNIAATGEEEYARLKASGIGTYILFQETYHRGMYAKMHPSGPKADYDWHTTAHDRAMRAGLDDVGIGVLFGLYDYAFETLALFQHARHLESEFGVGPHTVSVPRLKPASGINPEQFPHRVSDREFMKVVAIIRLALPYTGMILSTRENVSLRTRLLDVGISQISAGSCTGVGGYKKEAMNEQRDGEVPQFNVEDRRSPDEVLADVCRYGYLPSFCTACYRTGRTGERFMALAKAGEIQNVCQPNAILTFREYLLDYGTPETRLIGEQTLREHLARIPNVHIRRLTEERLGQIERGERDLSF
- a CDS encoding acyl-CoA dehydratase activase-related protein gives rise to the protein MKIGIPRGLLFYRFYALWKTFLEELGQEVLVSPPTSKPIIQQGLTHAVEEVCFPAKVYLGHCHFLKDQVDMILIPRVVSFHRGEYNCPKILGLPDLTRSLFGIAPERMIDDEINMRERGIVGWRKGFFSIGQRFVTSERKIAKALEKAETAHRAYRDSLRQGILPETVIDGQPPLPDHAEKVLLLGHAYLASDSYINMNLIHRISGLGFSIITPDMLDQEGLRRHLPGRTKPSFWTMSNEILASALYVLREKPSAIKGFVHLMSFECGPDSLVGELVGRWLKRDKHFLPYLKLEIDEHTGEAGMLTRLEAFVDMMKWRHGSLESHLSASRPS
- a CDS encoding acyl-CoA dehydratase activase — encoded protein: MRKVFLGVDVGSVTTKFVLIDGEKKILNSCYLKTSGDPIVAIKHGLRHIHSHFPGDAAIRAVGTTGSARHLAGVVVGADIVKNEITAHAVAAITRVPEVRTVFEIGGQDSKLILIRDGVVEDFAMNTICAAGTGSFLEHQAVRLNVPIEEFGKLAARATQAVRIAGRCTVFAESDMIHKQQLGFGKPEIAKGLSEALVRNFINNLASRKTIEGPVVFQGGVAANQGIVQAFHDFFRGEIEIVVPPEHGVMGAWGAAILALEYASEGTSFQGFNVVERDFQTQSFGCEDCPNSCEIVILKEDGLLKALWGSRCGKWTPEIREKTGTKNYQEPTQYAGKQ